Genomic DNA from Penaeus monodon isolate SGIC_2016 chromosome 40, NSTDA_Pmon_1, whole genome shotgun sequence:
GAGAACTACAACACGTGCTTTAATCCACTCGTTTCCACAGCACTGTTTGGTAACCGTAATGAATACAAAACTAACAATAACacgaagatatataaatagatagacgagggatagagatacataaaaatagatagatagatgaatgagagCATAGACTGATcgataatgaaaagagagaaactgCAATGTTTTTGAATTGGTAtttatgaaacaaacaaacaaacaaaaaaaaaaaaacggtaaaaagaaaataattattcctTTTTATGGCAACTTTTTAGTCAGTCAGCGAGGAATTAACACCAGGTGAAGAGATATCGAATCGTacagtatgtaatgtatatgtaagagagagagaaaatgacagggagagagagagagagagagagagagagagagagagagagagagagagagagaggaggagagaggagtgatgaagagagggaggagaagagagagagagagagagagagagagagagagagagagagagagagagagagaagagagagagagagagggggtgaggggcgaggaggagagagagagagagagaagagagagagagagagagaggagaggagagagagagagagagagagagagagaagagagagagagagagagagagaagaagaggagagagaagagagagaattcagaagaaagagagagagagagagagagacggagaaagaaaggggtggaaagagagagagtcagaagtggaaagagaaaaagagagagagagagagagagagagagagagagagagagagagagagagaggcttactTTGTATTGCAATAcataaggataaataaaaagattagtGAAAAATTACTATTCACtttcacaaaaagaagaaataaatgaattcaTTGGCTGGATCTATTGCGCGAGAAGAAAAGACGAGGGAAAATTgacacaaagcaaaaaaaaaaaaaaaaataataataatgataaaatatatatatacatatatatatatatatatatatatatatatatatatatatatatatatatatatataagacggaagatatgaataagaagagtagtagcagtaacagaagaagaagaagccgaATCAGaatttcttttctcactttcgcTGCAAAAGAAAAGTCTCAATTTCCGGACGAAGTTTCTTCACTTTCACTTCGAGAAAATGATCCTAGTTCCCGGACCTCTggtagggaaggggtggtggCACAGGGATGACCGCCCCCTGGGGCTGGTACCCCCCCTGGTCGGCCACGAAGGAGATCTCGACGGGCGCGCCCTCGGGGGACTCGTATCTGGGCGCAGGAAAAGCTTTTGTTTAGGATGTTGGGCCCTCCTGGAGCTACTGATTTCGTCTGTTGTCTGCTTTCACGAAGCTTTGTGGTAAATGACTAGTGCActgacgagatagatagatagatatacacacaggtaGGTAGAtcatagacagatggatagacacacaggtagatagataatagatgggtAGACAAATAGACACATGAAGAGAGACGAGGCCCAAGTGCTTACCTCCAGCCTCCCTCCTTGGCCTGTCCGTCGCTCTCCTTCCCGGACTCCTGCCGGACGATGCCGTTGCCGGACTCGAAGTCGAAGGAGTAGCCGCCGTAGGCATCCTGCGTCCGGTCGTCCTTCAGGATGGGGATGGGCGCGGAGTAAGGATTCTCAGCCGCCTCCGAGCTCAGGACGAGCATCAGCAGAAAGGAGGCCTGTGGAGTTGCGACCACGGTGCTTGTTTAGGCTTCGATAtcatattacaaagaaaaaaaaatggcgagaaatacaaatggtaatgatatctTAAATAGTGATCATGAAAATACTGATTATATCAAAATGTTAGTAAGAGTGAAAATGCTAAttacaatagaaaataataaaaattaaattgctTATATCCCCCCAAAATGAGGGCTATGGAAATGCTGATGAACAtgatcaaaattttaataaatgaataagttaACTGATACAGTAAAAGAAAGGTAAATTAATGATTAAATTGTTATATTGATATGTTATCAGAAAAGCCGAcaacaatgaaaatggtaattgTGTTGAAATACGAAGAAAATGCAACATGAAGCAACTATTGCTGATTAAGAGGAGCACTTGAATGTATGTTAAGTacagcatacaaacacacacgcacccaaacacgtacaaacacacctTATATCTCAAAAACCACATACGCTCTTGTTTCAGTAATATCTTAAAATATCATGAAAACGAAACTCCAGCGGGACCCATACACTcaagaagagatttttttttttttgattaaacaCTCAGACGATATCATTACAGGCATTTTGTTCTAACTTCGAAACACATCAACTCACGAGGAGGTACATGCTGCAAGACATGATCAGTCGAACGGAGGAGTTCTGAACAAATTGCTACCTTGTGTTCCTTCCCCCTCGCTTATatacacgcccgcacgcccacgaaAAACACTCCCTAAACTttgccagcctctctctctctctctcgcccgcccccttttccctttcccttccctactcgatcccccatttctctttcttaccctccccctgcctttcctccttacccccttctcctcccacccccatcccctcctctctgccccccttctcctcccacccccatcccctcctctctgcccaccttccctccctgtctttcatccccctctcccccagccctttctcctccctccctaccccttcctccttcccccatattTCCCATCACactacccctttctcccctcccccctcctccttcct
This window encodes:
- the LOC119597881 gene encoding endocuticle structural glycoprotein SgAbd-8-like, giving the protein MSCSMYLLASFLLMLVLSSEAAENPYSAPIPILKDDRTQDAYGGYSFDFESGNGIVRQESGKESDGQAKEGGWRYESPEGAPVEISFVADQGGYQPQGAVIPVPPPLPYQRSGN